A window of the Citrus sinensis cultivar Valencia sweet orange chromosome 9, DVS_A1.0, whole genome shotgun sequence genome harbors these coding sequences:
- the LOC107175780 gene encoding protein GRIM REAPER, with product MATSSRKLKAIFSSLAVTLLFMISHSQVAFSFDFEDVDEEEVYVLDRPVPDHSPRSRLLLSSIRKGAQCSADHKNICNGVSANNGTSLLHCCKMHCRNILGDKNNCGKCGSKCKFGQLCCNGTCTNVFDNEAHCGKCNKKCPRGVRCEFGNCGYA from the coding sequence ATGGCTACTTCTTCTCGCAAACTCAAAGCCATTTTCTCCTCTCTGGCCGTAACTCTACTGTTCATGATTTCACACTCTCAAGTAGCCttctcttttgattttgaggatgttgatgaagaagaagtcTATGTTCTCGACCGCCCGGTTCCTGATCATAGCCCGAGGAGCAGGCTCTTGCTCAGTTCGATAAGAAAAGGTGCACAGTGCAGTGCCGATCATAAAAACATTTGTAATGGTGTTTCGGCAAACAATGGCACAAGCTTGTTGCATTGTTGCAAGATGCATTGCCGCAACATTCTTGGTGACAAGAACAACTGTGGCAAATGTGGCAGCAAGTGTAAGTTTGGACAGCTTTGTTGCAATGGGACTTGCACCAATGTGTTTGACAATGAAGCTCATTGTGGCAAGTGCAACAAGAAATGCCCTCGTGGGGTTCGATGTGAGTTTGGAAATTGTGGCTATGcttaa
- the LOC102629495 gene encoding uncharacterized protein LOC102629495 isoform X4, translated as MPSGIRHLIQAVKGNFDDLLKGVGDKNAIEEVKHILEMARRASSRREVLHSDFLTPPVLKESMMALEKLADVKAVAQGGYPQAERCRLSVGHPELLTSDPDIVAALSITGNFGFQPCSHGDFLGSILGTGIAREKIGDIILQGEKGAQFLVVPELADYLITSLEKVGNVSVSCTRIPLLALEYEPPRTKSFKTIEASLRVDALASAGFKLSRSKLVNLISNGDVRVNWTTVTKNGTTLRTGDIVSVSGKGRIKIGEINSTRKGKFAVELIQYL; from the exons ATGC CTTCAGGGATACGTCACCTGATACAAGCTGTAAAGGGGAATTTTGATGATTTACTTAAAGGTGTGGGAGACAAAAATGCTATTGAGGAAGTCAAGCATATCCTTGAAATG GCTAGACGGGCATCATCAAGAAGAGAAGTTCTACACTCTGATTTTCTTACCCCACCTGTGTTGAAGGAATCAATGATGGCACTAGAAAAACTAGCTGATGTCAAAGCAGTTGCACAGGGAGGATACCCGCAG GCTGAGCGATGTCGGCTTTCTGTTGGACATCCTGAATTATTGACAAGTGATCCAGATATAGTTGCAGCATTGAG TATCACAGGAAACTTTGGATTTCAACCGTGTTCTCATGGTGACTTCCTTGGCTCAATTCTTGGCACTGGAATTGCTAGGGAAAAGATTGGAGATATTATCTTACAG GGAGAAAAGGGGGCTCAATTCCTAGTTGTTCCTGAACTTGCTGACTATCTTATAACATCACTTGAAAAG gTTGGTAATGTTTCAGTCTCTTGTACAAGGATACCATTGCTTGCTCTTGAATACGAACCACCAAG GACTAAGTCATTCAAAACCATAGAAGCATCACTAAGGGTCGATGCATTAGCTAGTGCAGGATTTAAGTTATCACGGtcaaaattagttaatttgatCAG TAATGGTGATGTGCGTGTTAACTGGACTACTGTTACAAAAAATGGTACTACTCTTAGGACTGGTGATATCGTCTCGGTAAGTGGCAAAGGAAGAATAAAG ATAGGAGAAATAAACTCTACAAGGAAAGGAAAGTTTGCAGTTGAGCTGATTCAATATCTATGA
- the LOC102629495 gene encoding uncharacterized protein LOC102629495 isoform X2 gives MAAISLAAPWILRRAVRTFSLPQPLLHLNPGSCFHGTHRPFTFPTSLRHTGIRHLIQAVKGNFDDLLKGVGDKNAIEEVKHILEMARRASSRREVLHSDFLTPPVLKESMMALEKLADVKAVAQGGYPQAERCRLSVGHPELLTSDPDIVAALSITGNFGFQPCSHGDFLGSILGTGIAREKIGDIILQGEKGAQFLVVPELADYLITSLEKVGNVSVSCTRIPLLALEYEPPRTKSFKTIEASLRVDALASAGFKLSRSKLVNLISNGDVRVNWTTVTKNGTTLRTGDIVSVSGKGRIKIGEINSTRKGKFAVELIQYL, from the exons ATGGCTGCTATCAGCTTGGCTGCACCCTGGATTCTAAGAAGAGCAGTTCGAACATTTTCACTCCCTCAACCTCTGCTTCACTTAAACCCCGGTTCTTGTTTTCATGGAACTCATAGGCCTTTTACCTTCCCCACTTCTCTCAGACACACTG GGATACGTCACCTGATACAAGCTGTAAAGGGGAATTTTGATGATTTACTTAAAGGTGTGGGAGACAAAAATGCTATTGAGGAAGTCAAGCATATCCTTGAAATG GCTAGACGGGCATCATCAAGAAGAGAAGTTCTACACTCTGATTTTCTTACCCCACCTGTGTTGAAGGAATCAATGATGGCACTAGAAAAACTAGCTGATGTCAAAGCAGTTGCACAGGGAGGATACCCGCAG GCTGAGCGATGTCGGCTTTCTGTTGGACATCCTGAATTATTGACAAGTGATCCAGATATAGTTGCAGCATTGAG TATCACAGGAAACTTTGGATTTCAACCGTGTTCTCATGGTGACTTCCTTGGCTCAATTCTTGGCACTGGAATTGCTAGGGAAAAGATTGGAGATATTATCTTACAG GGAGAAAAGGGGGCTCAATTCCTAGTTGTTCCTGAACTTGCTGACTATCTTATAACATCACTTGAAAAG gTTGGTAATGTTTCAGTCTCTTGTACAAGGATACCATTGCTTGCTCTTGAATACGAACCACCAAG GACTAAGTCATTCAAAACCATAGAAGCATCACTAAGGGTCGATGCATTAGCTAGTGCAGGATTTAAGTTATCACGGtcaaaattagttaatttgatCAG TAATGGTGATGTGCGTGTTAACTGGACTACTGTTACAAAAAATGGTACTACTCTTAGGACTGGTGATATCGTCTCGGTAAGTGGCAAAGGAAGAATAAAG ATAGGAGAAATAAACTCTACAAGGAAAGGAAAGTTTGCAGTTGAGCTGATTCAATATCTATGA
- the LOC102629495 gene encoding uncharacterized protein LOC102629495 isoform X3 — translation MAAISLAAPWILRRAVRTFSLPQPLLHLNPGSCFHGTHRPFTFPTSLRHTASGIRHLIQAVKGNFDDLLKGVGDKNAIEEVKHILEMARRASSRREVLHSDFLTPPVLKESMMALEKLADVKAVAQGGYPQAERCRLSVGHPELLTSDPDIVAALSITGNFGFQPCSHGDFLGSILGTGIAREKIGDIILQVGNVSVSCTRIPLLALEYEPPRTKSFKTIEASLRVDALASAGFKLSRSKLVNLISNGDVRVNWTTVTKNGTTLRTGDIVSVSGKGRIKIGEINSTRKGKFAVELIQYL, via the exons ATGGCTGCTATCAGCTTGGCTGCACCCTGGATTCTAAGAAGAGCAGTTCGAACATTTTCACTCCCTCAACCTCTGCTTCACTTAAACCCCGGTTCTTGTTTTCATGGAACTCATAGGCCTTTTACCTTCCCCACTTCTCTCAGACACACTG CTTCAGGGATACGTCACCTGATACAAGCTGTAAAGGGGAATTTTGATGATTTACTTAAAGGTGTGGGAGACAAAAATGCTATTGAGGAAGTCAAGCATATCCTTGAAATG GCTAGACGGGCATCATCAAGAAGAGAAGTTCTACACTCTGATTTTCTTACCCCACCTGTGTTGAAGGAATCAATGATGGCACTAGAAAAACTAGCTGATGTCAAAGCAGTTGCACAGGGAGGATACCCGCAG GCTGAGCGATGTCGGCTTTCTGTTGGACATCCTGAATTATTGACAAGTGATCCAGATATAGTTGCAGCATTGAG TATCACAGGAAACTTTGGATTTCAACCGTGTTCTCATGGTGACTTCCTTGGCTCAATTCTTGGCACTGGAATTGCTAGGGAAAAGATTGGAGATATTATCTTACAG gTTGGTAATGTTTCAGTCTCTTGTACAAGGATACCATTGCTTGCTCTTGAATACGAACCACCAAG GACTAAGTCATTCAAAACCATAGAAGCATCACTAAGGGTCGATGCATTAGCTAGTGCAGGATTTAAGTTATCACGGtcaaaattagttaatttgatCAG TAATGGTGATGTGCGTGTTAACTGGACTACTGTTACAAAAAATGGTACTACTCTTAGGACTGGTGATATCGTCTCGGTAAGTGGCAAAGGAAGAATAAAG ATAGGAGAAATAAACTCTACAAGGAAAGGAAAGTTTGCAGTTGAGCTGATTCAATATCTATGA
- the LOC102629495 gene encoding uncharacterized protein LOC102629495 isoform X1 — protein sequence MAAISLAAPWILRRAVRTFSLPQPLLHLNPGSCFHGTHRPFTFPTSLRHTASGIRHLIQAVKGNFDDLLKGVGDKNAIEEVKHILEMARRASSRREVLHSDFLTPPVLKESMMALEKLADVKAVAQGGYPQAERCRLSVGHPELLTSDPDIVAALSITGNFGFQPCSHGDFLGSILGTGIAREKIGDIILQGEKGAQFLVVPELADYLITSLEKVGNVSVSCTRIPLLALEYEPPRTKSFKTIEASLRVDALASAGFKLSRSKLVNLISNGDVRVNWTTVTKNGTTLRTGDIVSVSGKGRIKIGEINSTRKGKFAVELIQYL from the exons ATGGCTGCTATCAGCTTGGCTGCACCCTGGATTCTAAGAAGAGCAGTTCGAACATTTTCACTCCCTCAACCTCTGCTTCACTTAAACCCCGGTTCTTGTTTTCATGGAACTCATAGGCCTTTTACCTTCCCCACTTCTCTCAGACACACTG CTTCAGGGATACGTCACCTGATACAAGCTGTAAAGGGGAATTTTGATGATTTACTTAAAGGTGTGGGAGACAAAAATGCTATTGAGGAAGTCAAGCATATCCTTGAAATG GCTAGACGGGCATCATCAAGAAGAGAAGTTCTACACTCTGATTTTCTTACCCCACCTGTGTTGAAGGAATCAATGATGGCACTAGAAAAACTAGCTGATGTCAAAGCAGTTGCACAGGGAGGATACCCGCAG GCTGAGCGATGTCGGCTTTCTGTTGGACATCCTGAATTATTGACAAGTGATCCAGATATAGTTGCAGCATTGAG TATCACAGGAAACTTTGGATTTCAACCGTGTTCTCATGGTGACTTCCTTGGCTCAATTCTTGGCACTGGAATTGCTAGGGAAAAGATTGGAGATATTATCTTACAG GGAGAAAAGGGGGCTCAATTCCTAGTTGTTCCTGAACTTGCTGACTATCTTATAACATCACTTGAAAAG gTTGGTAATGTTTCAGTCTCTTGTACAAGGATACCATTGCTTGCTCTTGAATACGAACCACCAAG GACTAAGTCATTCAAAACCATAGAAGCATCACTAAGGGTCGATGCATTAGCTAGTGCAGGATTTAAGTTATCACGGtcaaaattagttaatttgatCAG TAATGGTGATGTGCGTGTTAACTGGACTACTGTTACAAAAAATGGTACTACTCTTAGGACTGGTGATATCGTCTCGGTAAGTGGCAAAGGAAGAATAAAG ATAGGAGAAATAAACTCTACAAGGAAAGGAAAGTTTGCAGTTGAGCTGATTCAATATCTATGA
- the LOC102629495 gene encoding uncharacterized protein LOC102629495 isoform X5, which translates to MRIRHLIQAVKGNFDDLLKGVGDKNAIEEVKHILEMARRASSRREVLHSDFLTPPVLKESMMALEKLADVKAVAQGGYPQAERCRLSVGHPELLTSDPDIVAALSITGNFGFQPCSHGDFLGSILGTGIAREKIGDIILQGEKGAQFLVVPELADYLITSLEKVGNVSVSCTRIPLLALEYEPPRTKSFKTIEASLRVDALASAGFKLSRSKLVNLISNGDVRVNWTTVTKNGTTLRTGDIVSVSGKGRIKIGEINSTRKGKFAVELIQYL; encoded by the exons ATGC GGATACGTCACCTGATACAAGCTGTAAAGGGGAATTTTGATGATTTACTTAAAGGTGTGGGAGACAAAAATGCTATTGAGGAAGTCAAGCATATCCTTGAAATG GCTAGACGGGCATCATCAAGAAGAGAAGTTCTACACTCTGATTTTCTTACCCCACCTGTGTTGAAGGAATCAATGATGGCACTAGAAAAACTAGCTGATGTCAAAGCAGTTGCACAGGGAGGATACCCGCAG GCTGAGCGATGTCGGCTTTCTGTTGGACATCCTGAATTATTGACAAGTGATCCAGATATAGTTGCAGCATTGAG TATCACAGGAAACTTTGGATTTCAACCGTGTTCTCATGGTGACTTCCTTGGCTCAATTCTTGGCACTGGAATTGCTAGGGAAAAGATTGGAGATATTATCTTACAG GGAGAAAAGGGGGCTCAATTCCTAGTTGTTCCTGAACTTGCTGACTATCTTATAACATCACTTGAAAAG gTTGGTAATGTTTCAGTCTCTTGTACAAGGATACCATTGCTTGCTCTTGAATACGAACCACCAAG GACTAAGTCATTCAAAACCATAGAAGCATCACTAAGGGTCGATGCATTAGCTAGTGCAGGATTTAAGTTATCACGGtcaaaattagttaatttgatCAG TAATGGTGATGTGCGTGTTAACTGGACTACTGTTACAAAAAATGGTACTACTCTTAGGACTGGTGATATCGTCTCGGTAAGTGGCAAAGGAAGAATAAAG ATAGGAGAAATAAACTCTACAAGGAAAGGAAAGTTTGCAGTTGAGCTGATTCAATATCTATGA